A region from the Flavobacteriales bacterium genome encodes:
- a CDS encoding PD-(D/E)XK nuclease family protein, with protein sequence MSPLDDLAELLKELPGEDLPPRPDLFSISGYPHYEDVLSNWYSFFMDPSGLHGLGTMFLDTLVDLANAGKRVRVGKSMSIRREFTTEKGLAVDIIAHDGIEVDGRIGGAENAVIIENKVFHVLNNNLDDYLTSVPNAKKIGIVLCLKARPVGHPQYECITHAALMEAVVAQLPITYPMPEPYRQYLIDLEQNIHLLTENMEITDEVRFYLEHAERIQRVIALEGSLRVYLTTALNTAAQAMQMQLTRNPGRSWYISVHREDRAYVTVLLEDAFTKGTELVIVVEVRDEHELKSSDTRLDSIKGVIGTERQVVHKVDPNGKWIQFAPIRIPLTRERGFDLSKTIEERIKTDLLPVLDAARLAFPQ encoded by the coding sequence ATGAGCCCTCTGGATGATCTTGCGGAATTGCTGAAGGAGTTGCCGGGGGAAGACTTACCCCCGCGACCAGACCTTTTCTCCATCTCAGGTTATCCTCACTACGAGGATGTGCTGAGCAACTGGTATTCCTTCTTCATGGACCCTAGTGGGCTACACGGACTCGGTACAATGTTCCTTGATACGCTCGTGGATCTTGCGAATGCAGGGAAGAGGGTAAGGGTCGGCAAGAGCATGTCCATCAGAAGGGAGTTCACGACGGAGAAGGGGCTTGCTGTGGACATCATCGCACATGATGGAATTGAAGTCGACGGCCGAATCGGGGGCGCGGAGAATGCTGTGATCATCGAGAACAAGGTCTTCCATGTGCTCAACAATAACCTCGATGACTATTTGACCTCAGTTCCCAATGCAAAGAAGATCGGCATTGTGCTATGCCTAAAAGCAAGACCTGTGGGTCACCCGCAGTATGAATGCATCACTCATGCTGCACTTATGGAGGCTGTGGTCGCACAACTTCCGATAACCTACCCAATGCCGGAACCATACCGGCAGTACCTGATCGACCTGGAACAGAACATACACCTATTGACCGAGAACATGGAGATCACGGACGAAGTGAGATTCTACCTAGAGCATGCCGAGAGGATCCAACGTGTGATCGCCTTGGAAGGCAGTCTTCGCGTCTATCTGACCACGGCTTTGAATACGGCAGCTCAGGCAATGCAAATGCAGTTAACGCGCAACCCGGGTCGTTCTTGGTATATTTCCGTTCACCGCGAGGATCGCGCGTACGTGACCGTCCTGTTGGAGGACGCTTTTACCAAGGGAACAGAGCTGGTCATTGTTGTGGAGGTCCGCGATGAGCATGAATTGAAGAGCAGTGACACCCGATTGGACAGCATCAAAGGGGTTATCGGCACGGAACGTCAAGTCGTCCATAAGGTCGATCCAAATGGGAAGTGGATACAGTTCGCTCCCATTAGAATTCCACTTACGCGTGAACGTGGCTTTGATCTAAGCAAGACTATTGAGGAGCGGATCAAGACAGACCTTCTTCCCGTACTGGATGCAGCACGCTTGGCCTTTCCGCAATGA
- a CDS encoding restriction endonuclease subunit S, producing MKKIRFLFRFQSGGTPSTTNEAYWEGTLPWVSAKDMKKMWISDTEDHISEHALTESAANTVPPNSLLLLTRSGILQHTIPVCVNSRRMAINQDVKGCIPVADNVDVRFCAYFIHGSQEQLLPLWRQEGATVESLEFETVKNTAFALPPLPEQRAIAAFLDERTARIDGLMARKQRLVQLLKEKRQALITRAVTRGLVAKVKLKESGVPWLGEVPEHWEVKDLKHIIGPMEQGWSPQCDNYPADESEWGVLKAGCVNGTSLNEMENKRLPDTEEPIPALEIKPGDILMSRANTVIRSEVVDTWTRFGRD from the coding sequence ATGAAGAAAATCCGCTTCCTCTTCCGGTTCCAAAGTGGTGGCACCCCAAGCACTACGAACGAGGCATACTGGGAAGGAACGCTGCCTTGGGTGTCTGCAAAGGACATGAAGAAGATGTGGATCTCTGACACAGAAGACCACATATCGGAGCATGCTCTTACAGAGAGCGCGGCGAACACAGTACCACCGAACAGCCTTCTACTGCTTACGCGCTCTGGCATTCTGCAACACACGATCCCGGTCTGCGTGAACAGCCGACGAATGGCGATCAATCAGGATGTGAAGGGATGCATCCCTGTGGCTGATAATGTGGACGTGCGCTTCTGTGCGTATTTCATACACGGCTCACAAGAGCAACTGCTTCCGCTGTGGCGACAAGAAGGTGCAACCGTGGAAAGTCTGGAGTTCGAGACGGTCAAGAACACCGCCTTCGCCCTTCCCCCCCTCCCCGAACAACGCGCCATCGCGGCCTTTCTGGACGAGCGCACGGCGCGCATCGATGGGCTTATGGCGCGCAAGCAGCGGCTGGTGCAATTGCTTAAGGAGAAGCGCCAGGCCCTTATTACCCGCGCCGTTACGCGGGGCTTGGTTGCGAAAGTGAAGTTGAAGGAGAGCGGGGTGCCGTGGTTGGGGGAGGTGCCGGAGCATTGGGAGGTGAAGGATCTGAAACACATTATCGGCCCGATGGAACAGGGCTGGTCGCCACAATGCGACAACTACCCCGCCGACGAAAGTGAATGGGGTGTGCTTAAAGCGGGGTGCGTGAACGGCACCAGCTTGAACGAGATGGAGAACAAGCGGCTTCCCGATACCGAGGAGCCGATACCCGCGCTGGAGATCAAGCCCGGTGATATTCTCATGAGCCGTGCGAACACTGTGATCCGATCGGAAGTTGTGGATACGTGGACAAGGTTCGGCCGCGACTGA
- a CDS encoding IS3 family transposase, giving the protein MRRLVEQRQYSERRACKLLNLSASVYRYAPKEKNDAEVIEHMMRVVDQNPTWGFGLTFDQMVTEGTGANHKRVHRLYKEADLHLRRRTKRRVPERVKDPIVLPIGPNITWSMDFMSDALVTGRKYRTFNVIDDFNREALCIAVDTSLPAARVIRELDQLIAWRGKPERLRMDNGPEFIAHAMQEWAASNGIAFTYIQPGMPMQNGLVERFNKTYRTEVLNAWIFERLDQVRTITQEWMWRYNNQRPHRSLLRLSPRAFLLKCGQLPAHYTGSRADFPTVQQDIHNTTTLKSTFTNRCA; this is encoded by the coding sequence GTGCGCCGACTGGTCGAACAGCGCCAGTACAGCGAACGCCGGGCCTGCAAGCTGTTGAACTTGAGTGCGAGCGTGTATCGCTATGCGCCCAAGGAGAAGAACGATGCGGAAGTGATCGAGCACATGATGCGAGTGGTGGATCAGAACCCCACATGGGGGTTCGGTCTGACCTTCGACCAGATGGTCACTGAGGGGACCGGGGCCAACCACAAGCGGGTGCACAGGCTCTACAAGGAGGCGGACCTGCACTTGCGCAGGCGTACGAAGCGCCGGGTGCCCGAGCGGGTGAAGGACCCGATCGTTCTGCCCATCGGCCCGAACATCACTTGGAGCATGGACTTCATGAGCGATGCGCTGGTGACCGGTCGCAAGTACCGCACTTTCAACGTGATCGATGACTTCAACCGGGAAGCCTTGTGCATAGCGGTCGACACCTCTCTGCCTGCTGCACGCGTGATCCGTGAGCTGGACCAGCTGATCGCCTGGCGTGGTAAGCCCGAACGCCTTCGCATGGACAATGGCCCGGAGTTCATCGCACACGCCATGCAGGAATGGGCCGCATCCAATGGGATCGCCTTCACCTACATCCAGCCGGGCATGCCCATGCAGAACGGCTTGGTCGAGCGCTTCAACAAAACGTACCGGACCGAAGTGCTCAATGCGTGGATCTTCGAACGCCTGGACCAAGTACGCACCATCACGCAAGAGTGGATGTGGCGCTATAACAACCAGCGCCCGCACAGGTCGTTGCTGCGCTTATCGCCCCGTGCGTTCCTGTTGAAATGTGGACAACTCCCTGCCCACTACACAGGCTCACGCGCGGACTTCCCCACAGTTCAACAGGACATCCACAACACCACCACACTCAAAAGTACCTTTACAAACCGCTGCGCCTAA
- a CDS encoding transposase, which yields MRKSRFTETQIIAMLREHEAGKKVSDVCREHGVSQPTFYQWKAKYSGLDANQLKEFKELKAKYARLEKMYTEAQMDRQVLKEIIEGKL from the coding sequence ATGAGAAAGAGCAGATTCACCGAGACGCAGATCATTGCGATGCTGCGCGAGCATGAGGCAGGCAAGAAGGTTTCGGACGTGTGCCGGGAGCATGGCGTGAGCCAGCCGACGTTCTATCAGTGGAAGGCCAAGTACAGCGGCCTGGACGCCAACCAGCTCAAGGAGTTCAAGGAGCTGAAGGCCAAGTATGCGCGCCTTGAGAAGATGTACACCGAGGCCCAGATGGACCGCCAGGTGCTCAAGGAGATCATCGAGGGAAAGTTGTAG
- a CDS encoding S8 family serine peptidase, with the protein MKARPETDGLLLLRYSTAIDPDKAIAQYMATGEVQFAEPNYLAQGSAPPPITPNDPHHYPRQWSHFNDGTFNGTSENDADIDMREAWEITTGSVGVVAAILDSGFKLDHPDVAGRIWNNSDEIPGNGIDDDGNGRIDDHQGWDFVNNDNSPMDDHGHGTNVAGLLGATGNNGIGYAGVDWNCKLMICKVLNSSNSATSANMTAAFYYAVDNGADVVNMSIGGSGFSAAMQTAINYAYANDVVIVACMMNFNNAVTYYPAGYSNVIAVGATDTNDERVAPFFWDPTSGSNFGTHIDLVAPGNYMYGLNYSSNTNYNSYWGGTSQASPIVCGVAGLIKALDPTLGADSIRSILMATADDQVGDPAEDTPGWDQYHGAGRLNAYAALDLVRQRLPKSVAIKVFLGGPYDTGTALMHDSLRAAGLVPLTEPYSSLGYVFEGESGQAISPTVLAVQGNNAIVDWVVLELRPGDATTSITASAACLVQRDGDVVDLDGFSVPGIHAPEGNYHIAIRHRNHLSVLSPAPSSLSMTGTLVHDFTAGSAFGSASQIEVSGIHALWPGNTNGDGEVKYTGVNNDRDVVLVELGGVLPTNVVSAYDRSDVNLDGRVKYTGIHNDRDRILVTIGGTLPTAVVHEQLP; encoded by the coding sequence ATGAAAGCGAGGCCGGAAACGGATGGCCTCCTGCTGTTGCGCTATTCCACGGCCATCGATCCGGACAAAGCGATCGCGCAATACATGGCAACGGGGGAAGTGCAATTCGCCGAACCGAACTACCTGGCGCAAGGCAGCGCGCCACCACCAATAACACCGAATGACCCGCACCATTATCCGCGTCAATGGTCACACTTCAACGATGGAACCTTCAACGGGACCAGTGAGAACGACGCGGACATCGACATGCGCGAGGCATGGGAGATCACCACCGGATCGGTCGGGGTGGTTGCGGCCATCTTGGACTCAGGCTTCAAATTGGACCATCCTGACGTTGCGGGCCGGATATGGAACAACAGCGACGAGATCCCCGGGAACGGCATCGACGATGATGGGAACGGGAGGATCGATGATCACCAAGGTTGGGACTTCGTGAACAACGACAACAGTCCGATGGACGATCATGGCCATGGCACCAACGTGGCCGGGCTGCTCGGCGCTACAGGCAACAATGGTATCGGATATGCTGGCGTCGATTGGAACTGCAAACTGATGATCTGCAAGGTGCTGAACAGTTCCAATTCAGCCACGAGCGCGAACATGACTGCGGCGTTCTACTATGCTGTGGACAACGGCGCGGATGTGGTGAACATGTCGATCGGCGGTAGCGGGTTCTCAGCTGCCATGCAAACAGCCATCAACTATGCCTACGCCAACGACGTGGTCATCGTGGCTTGCATGATGAACTTCAACAACGCGGTGACCTACTACCCCGCAGGGTACAGCAACGTGATCGCCGTGGGCGCCACCGACACGAACGACGAACGCGTAGCGCCTTTCTTCTGGGACCCGACCAGCGGCAGCAACTTCGGTACCCACATAGACCTTGTAGCACCAGGCAACTACATGTACGGATTGAACTACTCGTCGAACACGAACTACAATTCGTACTGGGGTGGCACATCACAGGCGTCCCCCATTGTTTGCGGGGTTGCTGGATTGATCAAGGCACTTGATCCCACATTGGGAGCGGACAGCATCCGGAGCATCCTGATGGCCACGGCCGACGACCAAGTAGGCGACCCCGCTGAAGACACGCCAGGTTGGGACCAGTACCACGGTGCAGGCCGTTTGAACGCCTATGCCGCACTTGATCTGGTGCGGCAACGATTGCCGAAATCCGTGGCGATCAAAGTCTTCTTGGGCGGTCCATATGACACGGGAACAGCACTGATGCACGACAGCCTTCGGGCTGCCGGGCTTGTTCCATTGACGGAGCCGTATTCCTCCCTCGGCTATGTCTTCGAGGGTGAAAGCGGCCAAGCCATCTCACCAACCGTCCTTGCGGTACAAGGCAACAACGCCATCGTTGATTGGGTTGTGCTCGAACTTCGGCCTGGGGATGCCACTACCTCGATTACAGCCTCAGCAGCATGTCTGGTGCAACGCGATGGTGATGTAGTAGACCTCGACGGCTTTTCCGTACCCGGGATACATGCTCCGGAAGGGAATTACCATATCGCCATCAGGCACCGCAATCACCTAAGCGTTCTGAGCCCCGCCCCGAGTTCATTGTCGATGACCGGAACCCTGGTGCACGATTTCACGGCCGGCTCGGCCTTTGGGTCAGCCTCACAGATTGAGGTCTCCGGTATTCACGCGTTATGGCCTGGTAACACAAACGGCGATGGAGAAGTAAAGTACACGGGCGTGAACAACGACCGTGATGTAGTCCTTGTTGAATTGGGTGGAGTACTCCCGACCAATGTGGTTTCTGCCTATGACCGAAGTGATGTGAACTTGGATGGCCGGGTCAAGTACACCGGTATACACAACGACCGCGACCGGATCCTAGTCACGATCGGGGGAACACTACCGACAGCGGTGGTGCATGAGCAATTGCCTTAG
- a CDS encoding DUF488 domain-containing protein, with the protein MYYRRRLLLALLQALGGRAEKMRLHKLLMLYMVQRGKADYHFVPYRFGAFSFQANADLVAWTTRGLMANHEREWELLDKEDHLAALRPTDRNALDALLATYGALDREALVRETYVRYPYTALRSEMAARLLTIAQQQSVVQALPAAGPEGLYTIGYEGLDLDAFLNKLLKAHIAVLCDVRRNAFSMKYGFSKKQLQHACAGVGIRYEHLPDVGIASDERQELNTQADRDALFARYTERTLSTTASAQAHIAALVEQHRRVAIMCFEHEVGCCHRNALSKAVVQRPDFHGQLTHL; encoded by the coding sequence ATGTACTACCGCCGTCGCCTGCTCTTGGCCCTGCTGCAAGCTTTGGGCGGCCGCGCTGAGAAGATGCGCCTGCATAAGTTGCTGATGCTATACATGGTGCAGCGCGGCAAGGCGGACTATCACTTCGTGCCCTACCGCTTCGGTGCCTTCAGTTTCCAAGCCAATGCTGACCTGGTGGCGTGGACTACCCGCGGACTGATGGCCAACCACGAGCGGGAATGGGAACTGCTGGACAAGGAAGACCACTTGGCCGCACTGAGGCCCACCGACCGCAATGCGCTGGATGCACTGCTTGCCACTTACGGTGCTTTGGATCGCGAGGCGTTGGTGCGCGAGACCTACGTACGCTACCCCTACACGGCCTTGCGCAGCGAAATGGCGGCCCGTTTGCTGACCATTGCGCAGCAACAATCAGTTGTCCAAGCCCTGCCAGCGGCCGGACCGGAAGGCTTGTACACCATCGGTTACGAGGGTCTCGACCTGGACGCCTTCCTGAATAAGTTGCTGAAAGCGCACATCGCCGTGCTGTGCGATGTGCGGCGCAATGCCTTCAGCATGAAGTACGGGTTCAGCAAGAAGCAGCTGCAACATGCCTGCGCAGGCGTGGGGATCCGCTACGAGCACTTGCCCGATGTGGGCATCGCCAGCGATGAACGGCAGGAACTGAACACGCAGGCCGATCGCGATGCGCTCTTCGCACGCTACACGGAACGCACGCTATCGACCACCGCTAGTGCACAAGCGCACATAGCGGCATTGGTAGAACAGCATCGGCGTGTGGCCATTATGTGCTTCGAGCACGAGGTGGGTTGCTGCCACCGCAACGCCTTGTCCAAGGCCGTCGTGCAGCGCCCCGACTTCCACGGCCAACTCACGCATCTGTGA